A region from the Wansuia hejianensis genome encodes:
- the cooS gene encoding anaerobic carbon-monoxide dehydrogenase catalytic subunit, producing the protein MNHQCYGCNTCKSADKPLEEFIRSLPMETSHHRVDTQKTKCGFGLQGVCCRLCANGPCRITPKSPRGICGADADTIVTRNFLRSVASGSGCYIHIVENTARNLRDTARARGELKGIASLNKLADLFGITDPDPYKKAEIVADAVLADLYKPEYERAELVEKIAYAPRTDCWKELGIMPGGAKSEVFKGVVKCSTNLNSDPVDMLTDCLKLGISTGIYGLTLTNLLNDVLLGQPELRMAPVGLRVIDPDYINIMITGHQHTIFVDLQDKLISPEAVKKAQAAGAKGFKLVGCTCVGQDLQLRGSHYTEIFDGHAGNNYTSEAILATGAIDAVLSEFNCTLPGIEPICEELKIKQICLDDVAKKANAELLSFDFQNREQLSELIIDKIISSYQERRGSVPLNLLENHGNDHTLTGVSEGSLKAFLGGSWKPLIDLIVSGDIKGIAGVVGCSNLTAGGHDVLTVELTKELISRDIIVLTAGCSSGGIENCGLMTPEAAKFAGPKLRAVCEKLGIPPVLNFGPCLAIGRLEIVATEIAAELGVDLPQLPLVLSAAQWLEEQALADGCFGLALGLPLHLGLPPFVTGSPLTVKVLTEDMKSLTGGQVIINPDARESADILEQIILDRRSGLNI; encoded by the coding sequence ATGAATCACCAATGTTATGGATGTAATACCTGTAAGAGTGCCGACAAACCCCTGGAGGAATTTATCAGATCTCTTCCCATGGAAACCTCTCACCACCGGGTGGACACGCAGAAAACAAAATGTGGTTTCGGCCTCCAGGGCGTCTGCTGCCGTCTCTGCGCCAATGGTCCCTGCCGGATCACGCCCAAATCTCCCCGGGGAATCTGCGGCGCCGACGCGGACACGATCGTAACCAGGAATTTTCTGCGTTCTGTTGCCTCTGGCAGCGGCTGCTATATCCACATCGTAGAAAACACCGCCCGGAATCTGAGAGACACTGCCCGGGCCAGAGGTGAATTAAAGGGAATAGCCTCCCTGAATAAACTCGCTGATCTATTCGGGATCACTGATCCAGATCCCTATAAAAAGGCGGAGATTGTGGCCGACGCGGTGCTGGCTGATCTCTATAAGCCGGAATATGAGCGGGCAGAGCTGGTTGAAAAAATCGCCTATGCTCCCCGGACAGACTGCTGGAAAGAGCTGGGCATCATGCCGGGAGGCGCTAAATCAGAAGTATTCAAAGGCGTAGTGAAATGTTCCACCAATCTGAATTCTGATCCCGTGGACATGCTCACAGACTGCCTGAAGCTGGGAATTTCCACCGGCATCTACGGGCTGACCCTCACCAACCTGCTGAACGACGTGCTTCTGGGACAGCCGGAGCTTCGGATGGCCCCCGTCGGTCTGCGCGTCATTGACCCGGATTACATCAACATCATGATTACCGGCCATCAGCACACGATCTTCGTGGACCTACAGGATAAGCTCATCTCTCCGGAGGCTGTAAAAAAAGCACAGGCTGCGGGAGCCAAGGGCTTTAAGCTGGTTGGCTGTACCTGCGTGGGCCAGGATCTCCAGCTGAGAGGCTCTCACTATACAGAAATCTTTGACGGTCATGCTGGCAATAACTATACCAGTGAAGCAATTCTCGCAACCGGAGCCATCGACGCCGTCCTCTCTGAATTTAACTGTACGCTTCCCGGCATCGAGCCGATCTGTGAAGAGCTGAAAATCAAGCAGATCTGCCTGGACGATGTGGCGAAAAAAGCCAATGCCGAGCTATTGTCCTTCGATTTCCAGAACCGTGAACAGCTCAGTGAATTGATCATTGATAAAATTATCAGCTCCTACCAGGAACGCCGTGGTTCCGTACCGCTGAACCTGCTGGAGAATCATGGAAACGACCATACGCTGACAGGCGTGAGTGAGGGTTCCCTGAAAGCCTTCCTGGGAGGAAGCTGGAAGCCTCTCATCGATCTGATCGTTTCCGGGGACATCAAGGGAATTGCCGGAGTTGTGGGCTGTTCCAACCTGACGGCGGGCGGCCATGATGTGCTCACAGTAGAGCTGACAAAGGAATTAATTTCCAGGGATATTATCGTCCTCACAGCCGGATGCTCCTCAGGAGGCATTGAGAATTGCGGACTGATGACCCCTGAAGCGGCTAAATTCGCCGGCCCGAAGCTCCGTGCGGTTTGCGAGAAGCTGGGAATCCCTCCGGTACTCAATTTTGGTCCCTGCCTGGCTATCGGGCGCCTGGAAATTGTGGCTACGGAAATAGCCGCAGAACTGGGTGTAGATCTTCCTCAACTGCCTCTGGTACTCTCCGCAGCTCAATGGCTGGAAGAACAGGCTCTGGCTGACGGCTGCTTCGGCCTCGCACTGGGACTGCCGCTCCATCTGGGACTGCCGCCTTTTGTGACCGGAAGCCCGCTCACTGTCAAGGTTCTGACAGAGGACATGAAATCTCTGACCGGAGGACAGGTGATCATCAACCCGGATGCCAGGGAATCCGCCGATATTCTGGAGCAGATCATCCTGGACCGCCGCAGCGGATTAAACATCTAG
- a CDS encoding RrF2 family transcriptional regulator → MLFTRECDYAVRMIRALSSGEVSSISSIVRQEQLPNAIAYKVARKLEQAGLIKGYRGTTGGYALLCDLDQTTLYDVYTAIDPNSLLTDCMQHGYDCPLNTRKQPCLVHGELCRIQSSLDQELRKKSLAEILRK, encoded by the coding sequence ATGCTTTTTACCAGAGAATGTGACTACGCAGTCCGGATGATCCGCGCATTGTCTTCCGGTGAGGTTTCCAGTATCAGCAGTATTGTGCGCCAGGAACAGCTGCCCAATGCCATCGCTTATAAAGTTGCCCGGAAGCTGGAGCAGGCGGGGCTTATCAAAGGCTACCGCGGCACCACAGGCGGTTATGCCCTGCTCTGTGATCTGGACCAGACGACGCTGTACGATGTATATACAGCGATTGACCCCAACTCCCTGCTGACTGACTGCATGCAGCACGGATATGACTGCCCTCTTAATACCCGGAAGCAGCCCTGCCTCGTGCATGGAGAGCTTTGCCGGATTCAGTCCAGTCTGGACCAGGAACTCAGAAAGAAGAGTCTTGCTGAAATTCTCCGGAAATAA
- a CDS encoding GTP pyrophosphokinase — translation MEEDKNIKTQIDALKIEEIEEFQEIAQPFISLMMEFRCALMEIETKLNVLNSEFALTHNRNPIQTIKTRLKQPVSILEKLHRKELEVNIFNVEEYLADIAGVRVICSFPEDIYTVADLLLHQDDIRMLEIKDYIKKPKESGYRSLHLIVEVPIFLSEGKKPRKVEIQFRTIAMDFWASLEHQLRYKKHLENAEEISRELRDCADKITSLDYRMQELRGKIEYAD, via the coding sequence TTGGAAGAGGATAAGAATATTAAAACACAGATTGATGCGCTGAAGATAGAGGAAATAGAAGAGTTTCAGGAGATTGCCCAGCCTTTTATCAGCCTGATGATGGAGTTCCGGTGTGCGCTGATGGAGATTGAGACGAAGCTGAATGTGCTGAACAGTGAATTTGCCCTGACCCATAACCGGAATCCGATTCAGACGATAAAGACCAGGCTGAAGCAGCCTGTGAGCATTCTGGAGAAGCTGCACCGGAAGGAGCTGGAGGTGAATATATTTAATGTTGAAGAATACCTGGCTGATATTGCGGGGGTGCGGGTGATCTGCAGCTTTCCGGAGGATATTTATACGGTGGCGGATCTGCTGCTTCATCAGGATGATATCAGGATGCTGGAGATTAAGGATTATATTAAGAAGCCCAAGGAAAGTGGATACAGGAGCCTTCACCTGATCGTTGAGGTCCCCATCTTCCTGTCGGAGGGGAAGAAGCCGCGCAAGGTAGAGATACAGTTCCGGACGATCGCCATGGATTTCTGGGCCAGCCTGGAGCACCAGCTGAGGTATAAGAAGCATCTGGAGAACGCTGAGGAGATCAGCAGGGAGCTGAGGGATTGTGCGGATAAGATCACATCCCTGGACTACAGGATGCAGGAACTGAGAGGTAAGATAGAATACGCTGACTGA
- the rhaD gene encoding rhamnulose-1-phosphate aldolase: MKILDMKFVRGFIKMADDGYQQGWHERNGGNLSYRLKESEVEAIRPRLNAAGEWVPIGTSVPGLAGEFFMVTGTGKYFRNIIVDPEVCVAIIELDGKGENYRIRWGLVEGGGPTSELPTHLMNHEVKKRVSGGRHRVIYHAHTTNTIALTFVLPLKDEVFTRELWEMATECPVVFPEGVGVVGWMVPGGREIAVATSKLMEQYNVAIWAHHGMFCSGEDFDLTFGLMHTVEKSAEILIKVLSMSPAKLQTITPDNFRELAEGFRIRLPEKFLYEKQ; the protein is encoded by the coding sequence ATGAAGATTTTGGACATGAAGTTTGTACGGGGATTTATCAAAATGGCGGACGACGGCTATCAGCAGGGTTGGCATGAACGGAACGGAGGCAATCTGTCCTACCGTCTGAAGGAATCAGAGGTAGAAGCGATCCGGCCGAGGCTGAACGCAGCAGGGGAATGGGTTCCCATCGGGACCAGCGTGCCCGGGCTTGCCGGGGAATTTTTCATGGTCACGGGGACGGGAAAGTATTTTCGGAATATCATTGTAGATCCGGAAGTCTGTGTAGCGATCATCGAGCTGGACGGTAAGGGGGAGAACTACAGGATTCGCTGGGGGCTGGTGGAAGGCGGAGGGCCGACCAGTGAGCTTCCCACCCATCTGATGAACCATGAGGTTAAGAAACGGGTATCGGGAGGCAGACACCGGGTGATCTATCATGCCCATACAACGAATACAATCGCGCTCACCTTCGTGCTCCCTCTGAAGGATGAGGTTTTCACCAGGGAGCTGTGGGAAATGGCTACGGAATGCCCGGTCGTTTTCCCGGAGGGCGTCGGCGTTGTGGGCTGGATGGTTCCGGGAGGACGGGAAATTGCCGTGGCGACCAGCAAGCTGATGGAGCAGTACAACGTGGCGATTTGGGCCCACCACGGAATGTTCTGTTCCGGAGAAGACTTCGATCTGACCTTCGGGCTGATGCACACGGTGGAAAAATCAGCGGAGATACTGATTAAGGTGCTGTCTATGAGCCCTGCGAAGCTGCAGACCATCACGCCGGATAATTTCAGGGAACTGGCAGAGGGGTTCCGCATCCGGCTGCCGGAGAAGTTTCTGTATGAAAAACAATAA
- a CDS encoding HdeD family acid-resistance protein, giving the protein MKEFLQRTKLMTALTSILLIILGILLITNPTGAVLTVCRIVGCILFISGIVLIVMFLSRKGWETGSTWDVAMCVLGAVMLAVGVFIVIRPGAVVGFVGILFAIILFLHAIYDFREMLNLKRMNDERWWISLICAAVTFLMGILILMSPIAVPAIMTVLTGIFLIFDGLAELFIAFRVLQVGKRWEQEGFPDKKVIEGKAEEIDE; this is encoded by the coding sequence ATGAAAGAATTTTTACAGCGGACAAAATTGATGACCGCACTGACTTCCATACTCTTGATCATACTCGGGATTTTACTGATTACGAATCCCACGGGCGCCGTGCTGACGGTCTGCCGGATTGTGGGCTGTATCCTGTTCATTTCCGGCATTGTGCTGATTGTGATGTTCCTGTCCCGGAAGGGCTGGGAGACGGGCAGCACCTGGGATGTGGCAATGTGTGTGCTGGGCGCCGTGATGCTGGCCGTAGGAGTGTTTATTGTCATACGGCCCGGAGCGGTGGTGGGCTTTGTCGGCATTCTGTTTGCGATCATCCTGTTCCTTCACGCGATCTATGATTTTCGTGAGATGCTGAACCTGAAGAGGATGAATGACGAGAGATGGTGGATCAGCCTGATCTGCGCCGCGGTGACATTTCTCATGGGCATACTGATCCTGATGTCGCCGATCGCGGTTCCGGCCATTATGACAGTGCTGACAGGTATTTTTCTGATCTTCGACGGATTAGCGGAGCTGTTTATCGCGTTCCGTGTTCTTCAGGTCGGTAAACGCTGGGAGCAGGAAGGCTTTCCTGACAAAAAGGTGATAGAGGGAAAAGCCGAAGAAATAGATGAATAA
- the mtnK gene encoding S-methyl-5-thioribose kinase — protein MSEYQSYFLMKPEDAPAYVQAKLNYFPEGHRLAGTEIGDGNINYVFRVVDQDTGKSIIVKQAGLKTRIEPDLGVSTDRGRIEAKILKIQNEFAPGLVPEIYLYDEIMCAMIMEDMVGHTMMRTGLLNHETYPEFADHVTTFLANCLLRTSDLVMNHKEKKELVKEFINPDLCGITEDLVFMEPYTDCFDRNHVFPPNKAFIQKELYEDESLRLEAAKLKFEFMNHAQALIHGDLHTGSVFINQEHTYIFDPEFAFYGPMGYDIGNVIANLLFAWCNGDAEIEEPEKREEFCTWCLDAIADTVDLFVQKYDSVYDEYSTELMARTPGFKAWYLSGILADTAGAAGTEGIRRIDGMANVKDITSISDESKRARAERIVVTFAKDCIMNRESFICGADYVAAIQRAVEKHS, from the coding sequence ATGTCTGAGTATCAGTCTTATTTTCTGATGAAGCCGGAGGATGCGCCGGCTTATGTACAGGCGAAATTGAATTATTTTCCGGAGGGCCACAGGCTTGCGGGCACGGAAATCGGCGACGGGAATATCAACTATGTATTTCGTGTGGTGGACCAGGATACGGGAAAGTCCATCATCGTGAAGCAGGCAGGGCTCAAAACCAGAATTGAGCCGGATCTGGGCGTCTCCACAGACAGAGGCCGGATTGAGGCCAAGATTCTGAAAATACAGAATGAATTCGCGCCGGGACTGGTTCCGGAGATCTATTTATATGATGAAATCATGTGCGCGATGATTATGGAAGACATGGTCGGCCACACCATGATGAGGACAGGGCTGCTGAATCATGAGACATATCCGGAATTTGCGGACCATGTGACAACATTTTTGGCAAACTGCCTGCTGCGCACCTCTGATCTGGTCATGAACCATAAGGAAAAGAAAGAGTTGGTGAAGGAATTTATCAATCCGGATCTGTGCGGGATTACTGAGGATTTGGTTTTCATGGAGCCATATACGGACTGCTTTGACAGGAATCATGTATTTCCACCAAACAAAGCCTTCATCCAGAAGGAGCTGTATGAGGATGAATCGTTGCGCCTGGAGGCCGCCAAACTGAAATTTGAGTTCATGAATCATGCCCAGGCCCTGATCCATGGCGACCTGCACACAGGTTCTGTGTTCATCAATCAGGAGCATACGTATATCTTTGACCCGGAATTCGCTTTTTACGGGCCGATGGGTTATGATATCGGGAATGTGATCGCCAACCTGCTGTTCGCATGGTGCAACGGGGATGCGGAGATCGAAGAACCGGAAAAACGTGAAGAATTCTGTACCTGGTGCCTTGATGCCATTGCCGATACAGTTGACCTGTTCGTTCAGAAATATGACAGTGTCTATGATGAATATTCGACAGAGCTGATGGCCAGGACTCCAGGCTTTAAGGCCTGGTACCTGTCAGGGATTCTGGCAGATACGGCGGGAGCGGCTGGTACAGAGGGTATCCGGCGGATTGACGGGATGGCGAATGTGAAGGATATCACTTCGATTTCCGATGAGAGCAAACGTGCGCGGGCTGAGCGAATTGTGGTCACTTTTGCAAAAGACTGCATTATGAACCGTGAAAGTTTCATCTGTGGGGCGGATTACGTGGCGGCTATCCAGCGTGCGGTGGAAAAACACAGCTGA
- the mtnA gene encoding S-methyl-5-thioribose-1-phosphate isomerase, with translation MSEKMKTIMDYDTVALDEERHALAIIDQTQLPYRTEILYLTTQKEIWNAIYLLQVRGAPAIGVSAAIGIYLAAREIQADHFEEFYRQFQEAKDYLDSSRPTAVNLSWALKRQEQVVLANRERSVPEIVEALHQEALNIREEDIRVCRAIGENGLTLVKPGDGLLTHCNAGKLAAVKYGTATAPMYLGQERGYGFRIYADETRPLLQGARLTAYELQESGLDVTLLCDNMSAAAMRNGWINAVFVGCDRVAANGDTANKIGTSLVALAAKRYHIPFYVCAPTSTIDMETATGGDIHIEQRKDYEVTEMWYERRMAPEGVKVFNPAFDVTDNDLITGIVTEYGVAKAPYKEAFEEIFRKKMKE, from the coding sequence ATGAGTGAAAAAATGAAAACAATTATGGACTACGATACCGTGGCCCTGGACGAGGAACGCCATGCTCTGGCTATTATCGACCAGACGCAGCTCCCGTACCGGACGGAAATCCTGTATCTCACCACGCAGAAGGAGATCTGGAATGCCATTTATCTTCTGCAGGTCCGGGGGGCACCGGCCATCGGCGTTTCGGCCGCGATCGGAATTTATCTGGCCGCCAGAGAGATACAGGCAGATCATTTTGAAGAATTTTACCGGCAGTTCCAGGAGGCGAAGGACTACCTGGATTCCTCACGTCCGACGGCAGTCAATCTTTCCTGGGCACTGAAGCGTCAAGAGCAGGTGGTGCTGGCCAACAGGGAACGGAGCGTTCCGGAGATTGTGGAAGCCCTGCATCAGGAGGCACTGAATATCCGGGAAGAAGATATCCGGGTCTGCCGGGCGATCGGTGAAAATGGGCTGACCCTGGTTAAGCCGGGAGACGGCCTTCTGACCCACTGCAATGCCGGAAAGCTGGCCGCCGTGAAATATGGGACGGCTACCGCCCCTATGTATCTGGGACAGGAGAGAGGCTACGGTTTCCGGATCTATGCGGATGAGACGAGGCCGTTGCTTCAGGGAGCCAGGCTGACGGCTTATGAGCTTCAGGAATCCGGGCTGGATGTGACGCTGCTCTGCGATAACATGTCGGCGGCGGCCATGAGGAACGGATGGATTAACGCGGTCTTCGTGGGATGCGACCGTGTGGCGGCCAACGGGGATACTGCCAACAAAATCGGAACGTCCCTGGTGGCTCTGGCGGCAAAAAGGTACCACATTCCATTTTACGTTTGCGCCCCCACCTCCACAATTGATATGGAAACAGCCACGGGCGGGGATATTCATATCGAACAGAGGAAAGACTATGAAGTGACGGAGATGTGGTACGAGCGGCGGATGGCGCCTGAGGGAGTTAAGGTTTTTAATCCGGCCTTTGATGTGACAGATAATGACCTGATAACCGGAATCGTGACGGAATACGGTGTGGCGAAGGCTCCCTATAAAGAGGCATTTGAAGAAATATTTCGAAAAAAAATGAAAGAATAA
- the dnaK gene encoding molecular chaperone DnaK, translating to MSKVIGIDLGTTNSCVAVMEGGEPTVIANAEGMRTTPSVVAFTKDGDRLVGDVARRQAATNVNRTISSIKRQMGTNYRVKIDGKNYSPQELSAMILTKLKKDAEGYLGESVSEAVITVPAYFNDAQRQATKDAGRIAGLNVLRIINEPTSAALAYGLDHGQPQKIMVYDLGGGTFDVSLIEIGDNLIEVLATAGDNHLGGDDFDERIANYLVEEYKRTEKINLSKDVVAMQRIREAAEEAKKALSSQSVTSINLPFVATVKGQPVHMEMELTRSKFDELTSDLVARTETPVRKVLADGGVSVSELGMVLLVGGSTRIPAVQEKVRQLTGKEASKNLNPDECVALGAAIQGGKLGGEITTGNAAEIILMDVTPLSLSIETVGGVATKIIDRNTTIPTRHSQVFSTAANYQTSVEIKVLQGERQFAKDNTLLGNFRLNGIKRAPAGVPQIEVTFDIDANGIVNVSAKDLGTGKQKNITITASSKLSEDEIEKAIHDAEAYAGEDTSRKEKLDALNEAQIQMMAAEQYLNNNKKTLSKETKKDLKNQISLIQKLTRAKKPEKMSEEELASIQAETAKIKTMMPEE from the coding sequence ATGAGCAAAGTAATAGGCATCGATCTGGGCACCACCAACAGCTGTGTGGCGGTTATGGAAGGAGGTGAACCTACAGTCATCGCCAATGCGGAAGGGATGAGGACAACTCCGTCGGTGGTGGCTTTTACGAAGGACGGCGACCGGCTGGTGGGCGATGTTGCAAGGCGCCAGGCCGCTACCAACGTAAACCGGACGATTTCATCCATAAAACGACAGATGGGTACCAACTACAGGGTTAAGATAGACGGCAAGAATTATTCCCCCCAGGAGTTGTCAGCCATGATCCTGACCAAGCTGAAAAAAGATGCGGAAGGCTATCTGGGAGAGAGCGTCAGCGAGGCGGTCATCACGGTTCCGGCATATTTTAACGACGCGCAGCGTCAGGCTACGAAGGACGCCGGGCGGATTGCCGGATTAAATGTCCTCCGCATCATCAATGAGCCCACATCGGCGGCGCTGGCCTATGGTCTGGATCACGGACAGCCACAGAAGATCATGGTATATGACCTGGGCGGCGGCACCTTTGACGTTTCCCTGATCGAGATCGGTGATAATTTAATCGAAGTTCTGGCGACAGCCGGTGATAACCACCTGGGCGGAGATGATTTTGATGAGAGAATTGCCAATTATCTGGTAGAGGAATATAAGAGGACGGAGAAAATCAACCTGTCCAAGGACGTGGTTGCCATGCAGCGGATACGGGAGGCGGCGGAGGAGGCCAAGAAAGCCCTGTCTTCCCAGAGCGTCACTTCGATCAACCTGCCTTTCGTGGCTACGGTCAAGGGCCAGCCGGTTCACATGGAGATGGAGCTGACCAGGAGTAAATTCGATGAGCTGACGTCAGATCTGGTGGCTCGCACGGAGACTCCTGTCCGAAAGGTGCTGGCAGACGGCGGCGTCAGCGTATCAGAGCTGGGAATGGTGCTGCTGGTCGGCGGCTCAACCCGGATTCCTGCGGTGCAGGAAAAAGTACGCCAGCTCACCGGTAAAGAGGCGTCCAAGAACCTGAACCCGGATGAGTGTGTGGCGCTGGGGGCGGCCATCCAGGGCGGCAAGCTGGGCGGCGAAATCACCACCGGCAACGCGGCCGAGATTATCCTCATGGACGTAACCCCGCTGTCACTTTCCATCGAGACGGTGGGCGGAGTGGCTACTAAGATCATTGATCGGAATACGACCATCCCGACCCGTCACAGCCAGGTGTTTTCCACAGCTGCCAATTATCAGACCTCCGTGGAGATCAAGGTATTGCAGGGAGAGCGCCAGTTCGCAAAGGATAATACACTTCTGGGCAATTTCCGCCTGAACGGAATCAAACGCGCCCCGGCAGGAGTGCCTCAGATTGAGGTGACCTTTGACATTGACGCCAATGGAATTGTAAACGTATCCGCCAAAGACCTGGGAACCGGAAAACAGAAAAACATCACCATCACAGCCAGCTCCAAACTGTCTGAAGACGAGATCGAAAAGGCGATCCACGACGCGGAAGCCTACGCCGGCGAGGACACCTCCAGAAAAGAAAAGCTGGACGCGCTGAACGAAGCACAGATCCAGATGATGGCGGCAGAGCAGTATCTGAATAACAATAAAAAGACACTTTCCAAAGAGACGAAAAAAGACCTGAAAAATCAGATCTCCCTGATCCAGAAGCTGACAAGAGCGAAAAAACCCGAAAAGATGTCAGAAGAAGAGCTGGCGTCCATTCAGGCAGAGACGGCAAAAATAAAGACAATGATGCCGGAGGAGTGA
- the pyrB gene encoding aspartate carbamoyltransferase has protein sequence MRHIMSPLDFSVEELDRMMDLAGDIEKHPDKYAHACDGKKIATLFYEPSTRTRLSFETAMLNLGGSVIGFASADSSSAAKGESVSDTIRVISCFADICAMRHPKEGAPLVASSVSSIPVINAGDGGHQHPTQTLTDLLTIRSLKGRLDHLTIGLCGDLKFGRTVHSLISALVRYTKVKFVLISPEELRLPSYIREDVLDANHVEYEEVIRLEEALPELDILYMTRVQKERFFNEDDYVRMKDFYILDKAKMELARPDMHVLHPLPRVNEISVEVDSDPRAAYFRQVQYGVYIRMALILTLLEVKVC, from the coding sequence ATGCGGCATATCATGAGCCCTCTGGATTTTTCAGTGGAGGAGCTGGATCGTATGATGGATCTGGCCGGGGACATTGAAAAGCATCCGGATAAATATGCACATGCCTGTGACGGCAAAAAGATTGCTACTTTATTTTATGAGCCAAGCACCAGAACCCGTTTGAGCTTTGAAACGGCGATGCTGAATCTTGGCGGTTCCGTAATTGGTTTTGCATCTGCTGATTCCAGTTCAGCGGCTAAAGGCGAAAGTGTTTCCGATACAATCCGGGTAATCAGTTGCTTTGCTGATATCTGTGCCATGAGACATCCCAAAGAGGGCGCGCCTCTCGTAGCTTCTTCTGTTTCTTCTATTCCAGTGATTAATGCCGGCGACGGCGGTCATCAACATCCCACTCAGACATTAACTGATTTGCTCACAATCCGTTCTTTAAAAGGGCGTTTGGATCATCTCACGATCGGACTGTGCGGAGATCTGAAGTTTGGGCGCACGGTTCATTCGCTGATCAGCGCGCTGGTCCGGTATACGAAGGTGAAATTTGTGCTGATCTCTCCGGAGGAGCTTCGGCTGCCTTCCTACATAAGGGAGGATGTGCTGGATGCAAACCATGTGGAATATGAAGAGGTCATCCGCCTGGAGGAGGCGCTTCCGGAACTGGATATTTTGTATATGACCCGTGTCCAGAAGGAACGGTTCTTCAATGAGGACGATTATGTGCGGATGAAGGATTTCTATATCCTGGATAAGGCTAAGATGGAGCTTGCGCGGCCGGATATGCATGTGCTGCATCCGCTTCCGAGAGTGAATGAGATATCTGTGGAAGTGGACAGCGATCCCAGAGCGGCTTATTTCAGGCAGGTACAGTATGGCGTATATATCAGGATGGCATTAATTCTGACTCTTCTGGAGGTGAAGGTATGTTAA
- a CDS encoding aspartate carbamoyltransferase regulatory subunit has product MLNVGAIEEGFVLDHIKAGKAMTIYRDLKLDKLDCCVAIIKNARSNKMGKKDIIKVECPVDMMNLDILGFIDHNITVNIISDGKIVEKKPLKLPKQVVNVIRCKNPRCITSIEQELDQIFVLTDPEREIYRCRYCEEKYHGTKK; this is encoded by the coding sequence ATGTTAAATGTAGGTGCGATTGAAGAGGGATTTGTTCTGGATCACATTAAAGCAGGCAAGGCGATGACCATATACAGGGATTTAAAGCTGGACAAGCTGGATTGCTGTGTGGCGATTATTAAGAATGCCAGAAGTAATAAGATGGGCAAAAAAGACATTATCAAGGTTGAATGCCCGGTGGATATGATGAATCTGGATATTCTTGGATTTATTGACCACAATATTACTGTTAATATCATTTCAGACGGGAAAATCGTGGAAAAGAAGCCGCTGAAGCTGCCGAAGCAGGTGGTGAATGTGATCCGCTGCAAAAATCCCCGCTGCATTACCTCCATTGAGCAGGAACTGGATCAGATTTTCGTGCTGACAGATCCGGAACGTGAAATTTACCGCTGCCGTTATTGTGAGGAAAAATATCACGGCACTAAGAAATAA